Proteins from a single region of Melanotaenia boesemani isolate fMelBoe1 chromosome 3, fMelBoe1.pri, whole genome shotgun sequence:
- the tmem51b gene encoding transmembrane protein 51b, giving the protein MCSSRGVCGGNRPNRSSNSGGSAAHYALCALGVGLIALGIVMIVWTVIPMESSSTSSPYSGNVTVINDNANKNMQPSTVAFVLVGVGVVILLLSIFLGVRSKRRDQSRSNPTEAARAGFTDHTAGEEGQPAVHPTTYNVPSYEEVVGSSNYPVRQSNLRQTTSHLPSYEDIIAAVENERADPPNNSTESAPLNDAPPAQPAAEPQPGHASLTSNPSLPARSSSRASRLLRPLRVRRIKSDKLHLKDFRLQIRTPTQNPVTIEPITPPPQYDTKMPELQ; this is encoded by the exons ATGTGTTCCAGTCGGGGTGTATGTGGCGGTAATCGTCCCAACAGGTCCTCCAACTCTGGTGGTTCAGCTGCCCATTATGCCCTGTGCGCTCTGGGAGTGGGACTCATCGCCCTGGGTATTGTCATGATAGTGTGGACTGTGATCCCCATGGAGAGCTCAAGCACATCTTCACCTTACTCAGGAAACGTCACTGTGATTAATGacaatgcaaacaaaaacatgcagccCTCAACAGTGGCATTCGTGCTAGTCGGAGTTGGTGTAGTCATATTGCTCTTATCGATTTTCCTCGGTGTGAGGAGCAAGAGGAGAGATCAGAGCAGAAGTAACCCGACGGAGGCAGCAAGAGCTGGCTTCACGGACCATACGGCAGGAGAGGAGGGACAACC AGCTGTACACCCAACTACATACAACGTGCCGAGCTATGAGGAAGTTGTCGGTAGCAGCAACTACCCTGTCCGCCAGAGCAACCTTCGGCAGACCACCTCACATCTGCCGTCCTATGAGGACATCATAGCTGCTGTGGAGAATGAGAGAGCAGACCCCCCTAACAACTCCACAGAGTCGGCCCCTCTTAACGATGCCCCACCGGCTCAGCCTGCCGCTGAACCCCAACCTGGACATGCTAGCCTCACGTCAAACCCCAGCTTACCTGCTCGTAGCAGCAGCCGGGCCAGCCGTTTGCTGCGGCCGCTCCGAGTGAGAAGAATAAAGTCAGACAAACTGCACCTAAAGGACTTCCGCCTCCAGATCCGCACCCCCACACAGAACCCTGTGACAATTGAGCCCATCACTCCGCCTCCGCAGTACGATACTAAAATGCCTGAATTGCAATAG